One window from the genome of Chloroflexota bacterium encodes:
- a CDS encoding oligosaccharyl transferase, archaeosortase A system-associated codes for MSDESTNGGKRLSAGTVAGLCLALFFGISLFIRAYLPYDHVFIGEWIKFTSVDAYFHMRLVDNLVHNFPNLIDFDPYLLYPFGMNLDNIHFFDWFLAGIIWVIGLGSPTQHTIDVISVYFPAVLGALTVIPVFFIGKELFGRWAGVISAGLIVILPGEYLGRSILGFTDHHVAETLLTALTMMFLIMAVKRAHESGLTVQHLWNRDWKVIRKPVIYSLLTGLSLGVYLVTWVGGLLFVFIILLYLSIQFTIDHLKRNKTDYLLPAGTITFFIALIIYVIFVGGTFTSKPSSVIPWLSLLMAAFLPIILHVISRRFKIWKIKLYYYPVTLVALGVAALFIGRAIYPDFIRNVLDVFNMFASRTIIEMQPFLRPTGEWTAQLIWGNFNTNFFLAALIIFYYMIYYFLHIFIGGKISRLKIGSFKLFPESLPAETNILLIWSLIVLLATLGQRRFAYYLAVNIALLSGFLSWQFFKINKDVHPSAKHLNIFVSIAMIIFLIFYSGVSPAIIAILVAMLITYIGWQFLQALDFLKFSKPKQEPQKKSKYKGRSPAGFSSALYYVNIVVVIIVIFFLIFFPNISPAKSVASAAAFAPPNAWVSSLDWMKENTPEPFGDSNFYYAFYEPPVSGEQYNYPDSAYAVMAWVDYGYWITRIAQRPVNLTPGPGGFYVAKYFLSQGENSSQEVEWKTNWEQEIIPESDIVDKMGARYIMLDNQTITSKLYALIFWSNQEASKYFDIYLEPKPDNKNMLVGTLYLHPEYYRSLAVRLYNFDGKAVTPAQVEVISYQERPLKEGGTVKVIDGKQVFPSYEEAKSYISEQKSGQFQIVGETPFISAVPLEELEHYKLVYSSPESLPQPGVSNVPIVKIFEYVK; via the coding sequence ATGAGTGATGAGAGCACGAACGGGGGGAAAAGGCTTTCCGCCGGAACCGTGGCCGGTTTATGCCTGGCGCTGTTCTTCGGCATTTCCCTGTTCATTCGGGCCTACCTTCCATATGACCACGTCTTCATCGGCGAATGGATCAAGTTTACCAGCGTTGATGCTTACTTCCACATGCGCCTGGTGGACAATCTGGTGCATAACTTCCCCAACCTCATTGATTTTGACCCATACCTGCTCTACCCTTTCGGTATGAATCTGGACAACATCCATTTCTTTGACTGGTTTCTGGCGGGTATAATCTGGGTTATCGGCCTTGGTTCACCAACTCAGCACACCATTGACGTCATCTCGGTATATTTTCCCGCCGTACTGGGCGCGCTCACCGTTATTCCGGTTTTTTTCATCGGCAAGGAGCTATTCGGACGCTGGGCCGGCGTCATTTCCGCCGGTCTAATCGTCATACTGCCCGGCGAATATCTAGGACGCTCAATCCTTGGCTTCACCGACCACCACGTTGCCGAGACGCTTTTAACTGCCCTCACCATGATGTTTCTCATTATGGCGGTAAAGCGGGCACATGAAAGCGGCCTGACGGTTCAGCATCTCTGGAACAGGGACTGGAAAGTAATCCGCAAGCCGGTTATCTATAGCCTGCTCACCGGTCTTTCTTTAGGAGTCTACCTCGTGACCTGGGTTGGCGGATTGCTCTTCGTTTTCATCATTCTTCTTTACTTATCAATTCAGTTCACCATCGACCATCTGAAGCGAAACAAGACTGATTATCTCCTGCCGGCGGGCACAATAACATTCTTTATTGCTTTAATAATCTATGTCATATTCGTCGGCGGCACGTTTACCTCCAAGCCTTCCAGCGTAATACCCTGGCTCTCTCTGCTCATGGCAGCGTTTCTTCCCATCATCCTGCACGTAATCTCCCGTAGATTTAAAATCTGGAAAATCAAATTATATTACTACCCCGTCACGCTAGTTGCGTTGGGCGTGGCGGCCCTTTTCATTGGGCGTGCCATTTATCCTGACTTCATAAGAAACGTATTAGACGTGTTCAATATGTTTGCATCACGTACCATAATAGAAATGCAGCCCTTCCTTCGCCCGACGGGGGAATGGACTGCCCAACTTATCTGGGGTAACTTCAATACTAATTTCTTCCTGGCCGCTCTCATCATATTCTATTACATGATTTATTATTTTCTTCACATATTCATTGGTGGGAAGATTTCCCGACTTAAAATAGGTAGCTTTAAATTATTTCCGGAATCACTTCCCGCAGAAACAAACATCTTGCTAATATGGAGCCTTATAGTACTGCTGGCAACACTTGGGCAACGTCGGTTTGCCTACTACCTGGCAGTCAATATCGCCTTACTTTCTGGTTTCCTGTCCTGGCAATTCTTCAAGATAAACAAGGACGTTCATCCTTCCGCCAAGCACTTAAATATATTTGTTTCCATTGCTATGATTATCTTCCTCATTTTTTATTCCGGCGTCAGCCCTGCGATTATAGCTATCTTGGTAGCAATGCTCATCACTTATATAGGCTGGCAATTTTTGCAGGCGCTGGATTTTTTAAAATTTTCCAAACCCAAGCAGGAACCGCAAAAAAAGAGCAAGTATAAAGGAAGGTCACCTGCAGGATTTTCTTCTGCCTTGTACTATGTAAACATCGTTGTGGTGATAATCGTTATATTTTTCCTAATCTTCTTCCCCAACATAAGTCCAGCAAAAAGCGTTGCCTCTGCGGCTGCCTTTGCCCCACCCAACGCCTGGGTAAGTTCACTAGACTGGATGAAGGAAAATACTCCAGAACCTTTTGGCGACTCGAATTTTTACTACGCGTTCTATGAGCCCCCTGTGTCCGGTGAACAATATAATTACCCTGATTCCGCTTATGCCGTCATGGCCTGGGTTGACTACGGCTACTGGATCACCCGTATTGCCCAGCGACCGGTTAACCTAACCCCGGGGCCCGGAGGGTTTTATGTGGCCAAATACTTCCTCTCTCAGGGTGAAAACTCCTCTCAGGAAGTAGAGTGGAAAACGAATTGGGAACAGGAAATAATCCCAGAGAGCGATATAGTCGACAAAATGGGTGCCAGATATATCATGCTTGACAATCAGACCATAACGAGCAAGCTCTATGCACTAATCTTTTGGTCAAATCAAGAAGCATCTAAATATTTTGATATCTATCTGGAACCCAAGCCAGATAATAAAAATATGCTTGTCGGAACGCTGTATTTACACCCTGAGTATTACCGCTCACTGGCGGTCAGGCTATACAACTTCGATGGCAAGGCGGTAACCCCAGCGCAGGTAGAGGTCATTTCTTACCAAGAAAGGCCTCTAAAGGAAGGAGGCACTGTTAAAGTAATCGATGGCAAACAAGTTTTCCCCAGTTATGAAGAAGCAAAGAGCTACATATCGGAGCAGAAATCGGGGCAGT